ttgtttatgcGTGAAATGTTTGAGTTTGTCTCGGCTCTTTACAGAGAGTCGGAGCAGCCAAACCGCATTCTGAAATCATCTCTGCTGTAGATCAGGTTTATGGGATAATCCTAACTTATATGGCATATTTCCGTCGGGTTTTGCGAGTTCTGCAGGTTCCTACTAGCTTGTttgaaaatgaatgtgtgtgtttacgtatgtgtgtgtacttatCTCTCTCATGTTTTGTTCCAGAGTTTACCACTGAACCCAAAACCTTTCCTGAACGGCCTCACAGGCAAACCCGTGATGGTGAAGCTGAAGTGGGGGATGGAGTATAAAGGCTACCTGGTGTCTGTGGATGGATACATGAACATGCAGGTGagaactgtttttattgatcaGCTGTGATCATTAACATTCCAGTTTGCATGAAGGAAATAATCTGGGACTAGGTGTTATAAACCACACAGTTTACCTTTCATTTTGCATGGACTCATTATGATGTGGTTATACCGGTACATATCTGCAGTGGGGCTGATAGCATGAGTCAGTTATGAATGTTGGGACTCCTGCTCAAAGAACATGTTTGTCTTAAAATCTAAAAATTCTACAAGCAGCTTGGTGGATTTCTTGGTGCATTATTGTCCCCTTTTGTGTTCAGATTTTAATGCAATTTAAGAAGCAGAAATGTAGAACAGAAGTATGGaggcttaaaaaaataatgagacTTACATTATTTAAACCACAATTTTGTAACAGCTGGCAAACACAGAGGAGTACATAGATGGAGCATTGGCTGGCCATCTTGGTGAAGTTCTCATCAGGTAAatactttttcatttttatctcaTAACCTGTTCAGTTAAAGCTTCTTGATTAATTATGTTATTTTATGTGTATTCTTATCTTTAGTCTTGCTGGGATTGTAATGATTTGTGTTTTCAAAAAGTTGACAAAATTACACTAAACACTTTAGATCTCAGATTACTTAGATCAAAATCCTGATAattttttaaagcagctttaTTAAATTAAGAATTGCATCATGGGGAAACAGAAACTAGTTGAAACTtgacacagcagacattttggcatgataaaaaaaacactgaatgcCCACTAGCTTCACTAACCTGTGTTAATATTTAACGTGTGATTTTCAGtcagtgtttaaagtgaaaatctTCACTCTGATGGTGGTTCTGTTTTATCCCCTCAGGTGTAATAACGTTTTGTACATCAGAGGtgtagaagaagaggaagaagatggtgAGATGAGAGAGTGATGCCTCGGCCTGACGTCCTGAGTGCGATTGTACCTTTGTATTTGAAAtaacgtgtgtttgtgttttcaccaTGTGAAACTGATGGAATgggtttaggtttttttttccaagcagCATTGAAATGATTCcttttttactgtatg
This region of Parambassis ranga chromosome 2, fParRan2.1, whole genome shotgun sequence genomic DNA includes:
- the snrpf gene encoding small nuclear ribonucleoprotein F produces the protein MSLPLNPKPFLNGLTGKPVMVKLKWGMEYKGYLVSVDGYMNMQLANTEEYIDGALAGHLGEVLIRCNNVLYIRGVEEEEEDGEMRE